A genomic window from Chitinophaga pollutisoli includes:
- a CDS encoding pirin family protein — protein MTHTTKQVAHIYQGAQAHMVGDGFKVQNLFPGGNKMIGKQLSPFFLLDYAAPHYFAPSETPRGVEEHPHRGFETVTIAYQGALEHRDSGGNSGKIGPGDVQWMTAASGVVHEEKHEREFTRNGGVLEMAQLWVNLPKAHKMDPPRYQSILDTDIPVKDLGNGSFARVIAGNFEEVNGPAKTFTPVNLFDIRLTAGTETTLTLPDWYNTGIVVLKGAVSINGTHAAKAVEIAVFEQKGASITVKAEEDSTLLVLNGEPIRESIFAYGPFVMNTKEEIIQAIDDFNDGKMGRLN, from the coding sequence ATGACACACACCACAAAGCAAGTAGCACACATTTACCAAGGCGCGCAGGCCCATATGGTTGGCGACGGATTCAAGGTGCAGAACCTTTTTCCCGGCGGCAACAAGATGATAGGCAAGCAGTTGAGCCCGTTTTTCCTGTTGGATTATGCGGCCCCTCACTACTTTGCGCCTTCGGAAACGCCCCGCGGCGTGGAAGAGCACCCGCACAGGGGGTTCGAAACGGTAACCATCGCCTACCAGGGCGCCCTTGAGCACCGGGACTCCGGCGGCAACAGCGGCAAAATCGGCCCGGGCGACGTACAATGGATGACCGCCGCTTCCGGCGTTGTCCATGAAGAAAAGCACGAACGCGAATTCACCCGCAACGGCGGCGTCCTCGAAATGGCACAGCTTTGGGTAAACCTTCCCAAAGCCCATAAAATGGACCCGCCCCGCTACCAGTCGATCCTCGACACCGACATCCCCGTGAAAGACCTCGGGAACGGCAGCTTTGCCCGCGTCATCGCGGGAAATTTCGAAGAAGTTAACGGTCCCGCAAAAACCTTTACGCCCGTCAACTTGTTCGATATACGGCTCACTGCCGGAACGGAAACCACCCTCACCCTGCCCGATTGGTACAACACGGGTATCGTGGTGCTGAAAGGCGCGGTTTCCATCAACGGCACGCATGCCGCCAAAGCCGTGGAAATAGCGGTATTCGAACAGAAAGGCGCATCCATCACGGTGAAAGCGGAAGAAGACAGCACCTTGCTGGTCCTCAACGGCGAGCCTATCCGCGAATCCATCTTCGCATACGGCCCCTTCGTGATGAACACTAAAGAAGAAATCATACAAGCCATCGACGATTTTAACGACGGTAAAATGGGCCGGCTGAACTAA